One window of the Camelina sativa cultivar DH55 chromosome 1, Cs, whole genome shotgun sequence genome contains the following:
- the LOC104777343 gene encoding uncharacterized protein LOC104777343 isoform X1 yields MATTQSHTSDLTYEEQPASLDIMKELQPVPANNETSASFKSSQEAAVVVNPAKVAPLTGPYGLSGDFAGHLPSSILSPQAQGFYYRGYENPSGEWDEYSSYVNVEGLDITSPVGFNENASLVYQTGYGYNPQMPYGPYSPAASPLPSEGQLYSPQQFPFSGASPYYQQVVPPSMQYITSPTQPQLTSLVGVDQQGDNIGPRPSYHPHPIGPFNGNQPNLGFPEWQQGFDGGIWSDWSKPSDMHRHSSSISPALSPQPLGSFGTFGQNVPMGSQRQRSFYGFGSGSNSYNRGYMHSGGRGQGSNYGTRLISNVGMGNQGWIGVDNTRGRGRVSDLSLGGGGYNGTFDILNEQNRGPRASKPKTQVSEELDSAADSKKNNKGSATEHEESNNSSDFITDYDNAKLFIIKSYSEDNVHKSIKYNVWASTPNGNKKLDAAYREAKDEKEPCPVFLLFSVNASSQFCGVAEMVGPVDFEKSVDYWQQDKWSGQFPVKWHIIKDVPNSQFRHIILENNDNKPVTNSRDTQEVKLEQGIEMLKIFKNYDADTSILDDFGFYEEREKIIQDRKARRQPSLPSVGVVAGETEHKPASAALPTEFIKNMSKSFAQVVRLDEGSKEASKASSSPDAITATAAVSSGQSN; encoded by the exons AGGAGCAACCTGCTAGTCTGGACATCATGAAGGAGCTG CAGCCTGTTCCGGCAAACAACGAGACTTCAGCCTCTTTTAAGTCCTCCCAGGAAGCTGCTGTTGTAGTTAATCCAGCAAAAGTTGCTCCACTGACTGGACCTTATGGTTTATCAGGTGATTTCGCCGGACACTTACCTAGCAGCATCCTCTCTCCTCAAGCACAAGGCTTTTACTATAGAG GTTATGAAAACCCCTCTGGCGAATGGGACGAATATTCTTCGTATGTCAATGTTGAAGGATTGGACATCACATCTCCT GTTGGCTTCAATGAGAATGCTTCTCTGGTCTACCAAACGGGCTACGGATATAACCCTCAAATGCCATATGGGCCATATTCCCCTGCTGCAAGTCCCTTACCTTCTGAGGGGCAGTTGTATTCGCCACAGCAGTTTCCGTTTTCGGGGGCATCACCGTATTACCAGCAGGTAGTTCCTCCTAGCATGCAATATATTACTTCTCCAACTCAGCCCCAGCTCACCAGCCTTGTCGGTGTTGACCAACAAGGTGATAACATTGGACCACGCCCCTCCTACCATCCTCATCCCATTGGACCGTTTAATGGAAACCAGCCAAACCTTGGTTTTCCTGAATGGCAGCAAGGTTTTGACGGGGGGATATGGTCAGATTGGTCCAAGCCTTCTGATATGCACAGGCATTCTTCTTCTATTTCACCAGCTTTATCTCCTCAGCCACTTGGCTCATTTGGAACATTTGGCCAGAACGTTCCCATG GGATCACAGCGACAAAGATCATTTTACGGTTTTGGATCTGGTTCAAACTCCTATAACAGAGGTTACATGCATAGTGGTGGTCGTGGCCAAGGCTCTAACTATGGAACTAGACTAATTTCTAATGTGGGTATGGGAAACCAAGGCTGGATCGGGGTTGACAACACTAGAGGGCGTGGAAGGGTTAGCGATCTATCTCTGGGTGGTGGCGGTTATAATGGTACCTTTGATATCCTGAACGAGCAAAATCGAGGACCAAGGGCTTCAAAGCCCAAGACTCAGGTCTCAGAGGAGCTTGATTCTGCTGCTGAttctaagaaaaataacaaaggCAGTGCAACGGAACACGAGGAATCCAACAACAGTTCCGATTTTATCACCGACTACGATAACGCCAAGTTGTTCATCATCAAGTCTTACAGTGAAGACAATGTTCACAAGAGCATTAAATACAATGTTTGGGCTAGCACCCCTAATGGCAACAAAAAGCTTGACGCTGCTTATCGTGAGGCCAAGGATGAGAAAGAACCCTGCCCAGTGTTTCTTCTGTTCTCT GTAAATGCAAGTTCTCAATTCTGTGGTGTAGCGGAGATGGTTGGACCTGTTGATTTTGAGAAGAGCGTTGATTACTGGCAACAAGACAAATGGAGTGGACAGTTCCCAGTGAAGTGGCACATTATCAAAGATGTTCCAAACAGTCAGTTCCGCCACATTATATTGGAAAACAATGACAACAAGCCTGTGACTAATAGTCGAGACACCCAAGAA GTAAAACTGGAACAGGGCATCGAGATGCTGAAGATCTTCAAGAACTACGATGCTGACACGTCAATCTTGGATGATTTCGGGTTTTATGAAGAACGGGAGAAAATTATACAGGACCGGAAGGCAAGAAGACAGCCAAGCTTGCCATCGGTAGGAGTGGTAGCAGGAGAAACAGAACATAAACCTGCATCTGCTGCATTGCCAACAGAGTTCATCAAGAACATGTCTAAAAGTTTTGCACAAGTTGTCCGCTTGGACGAGGGGAGCAAAGAAGCAAGCAAGGCCAGTTCATCTCCAGATGCAATTACAGCAACAGCAGCAGTCTCTTCCGGTCAATCCAACTAG
- the LOC104777343 gene encoding uncharacterized protein LOC104777343 isoform X2: protein MATTQSHTSDLTYEEQPASLDIMKELPVPANNETSASFKSSQEAAVVVNPAKVAPLTGPYGLSGDFAGHLPSSILSPQAQGFYYRGYENPSGEWDEYSSYVNVEGLDITSPVGFNENASLVYQTGYGYNPQMPYGPYSPAASPLPSEGQLYSPQQFPFSGASPYYQQVVPPSMQYITSPTQPQLTSLVGVDQQGDNIGPRPSYHPHPIGPFNGNQPNLGFPEWQQGFDGGIWSDWSKPSDMHRHSSSISPALSPQPLGSFGTFGQNVPMGSQRQRSFYGFGSGSNSYNRGYMHSGGRGQGSNYGTRLISNVGMGNQGWIGVDNTRGRGRVSDLSLGGGGYNGTFDILNEQNRGPRASKPKTQVSEELDSAADSKKNNKGSATEHEESNNSSDFITDYDNAKLFIIKSYSEDNVHKSIKYNVWASTPNGNKKLDAAYREAKDEKEPCPVFLLFSVNASSQFCGVAEMVGPVDFEKSVDYWQQDKWSGQFPVKWHIIKDVPNSQFRHIILENNDNKPVTNSRDTQEVKLEQGIEMLKIFKNYDADTSILDDFGFYEEREKIIQDRKARRQPSLPSVGVVAGETEHKPASAALPTEFIKNMSKSFAQVVRLDEGSKEASKASSSPDAITATAAVSSGQSN, encoded by the exons AGGAGCAACCTGCTAGTCTGGACATCATGAAGGAGCTG CCTGTTCCGGCAAACAACGAGACTTCAGCCTCTTTTAAGTCCTCCCAGGAAGCTGCTGTTGTAGTTAATCCAGCAAAAGTTGCTCCACTGACTGGACCTTATGGTTTATCAGGTGATTTCGCCGGACACTTACCTAGCAGCATCCTCTCTCCTCAAGCACAAGGCTTTTACTATAGAG GTTATGAAAACCCCTCTGGCGAATGGGACGAATATTCTTCGTATGTCAATGTTGAAGGATTGGACATCACATCTCCT GTTGGCTTCAATGAGAATGCTTCTCTGGTCTACCAAACGGGCTACGGATATAACCCTCAAATGCCATATGGGCCATATTCCCCTGCTGCAAGTCCCTTACCTTCTGAGGGGCAGTTGTATTCGCCACAGCAGTTTCCGTTTTCGGGGGCATCACCGTATTACCAGCAGGTAGTTCCTCCTAGCATGCAATATATTACTTCTCCAACTCAGCCCCAGCTCACCAGCCTTGTCGGTGTTGACCAACAAGGTGATAACATTGGACCACGCCCCTCCTACCATCCTCATCCCATTGGACCGTTTAATGGAAACCAGCCAAACCTTGGTTTTCCTGAATGGCAGCAAGGTTTTGACGGGGGGATATGGTCAGATTGGTCCAAGCCTTCTGATATGCACAGGCATTCTTCTTCTATTTCACCAGCTTTATCTCCTCAGCCACTTGGCTCATTTGGAACATTTGGCCAGAACGTTCCCATG GGATCACAGCGACAAAGATCATTTTACGGTTTTGGATCTGGTTCAAACTCCTATAACAGAGGTTACATGCATAGTGGTGGTCGTGGCCAAGGCTCTAACTATGGAACTAGACTAATTTCTAATGTGGGTATGGGAAACCAAGGCTGGATCGGGGTTGACAACACTAGAGGGCGTGGAAGGGTTAGCGATCTATCTCTGGGTGGTGGCGGTTATAATGGTACCTTTGATATCCTGAACGAGCAAAATCGAGGACCAAGGGCTTCAAAGCCCAAGACTCAGGTCTCAGAGGAGCTTGATTCTGCTGCTGAttctaagaaaaataacaaaggCAGTGCAACGGAACACGAGGAATCCAACAACAGTTCCGATTTTATCACCGACTACGATAACGCCAAGTTGTTCATCATCAAGTCTTACAGTGAAGACAATGTTCACAAGAGCATTAAATACAATGTTTGGGCTAGCACCCCTAATGGCAACAAAAAGCTTGACGCTGCTTATCGTGAGGCCAAGGATGAGAAAGAACCCTGCCCAGTGTTTCTTCTGTTCTCT GTAAATGCAAGTTCTCAATTCTGTGGTGTAGCGGAGATGGTTGGACCTGTTGATTTTGAGAAGAGCGTTGATTACTGGCAACAAGACAAATGGAGTGGACAGTTCCCAGTGAAGTGGCACATTATCAAAGATGTTCCAAACAGTCAGTTCCGCCACATTATATTGGAAAACAATGACAACAAGCCTGTGACTAATAGTCGAGACACCCAAGAA GTAAAACTGGAACAGGGCATCGAGATGCTGAAGATCTTCAAGAACTACGATGCTGACACGTCAATCTTGGATGATTTCGGGTTTTATGAAGAACGGGAGAAAATTATACAGGACCGGAAGGCAAGAAGACAGCCAAGCTTGCCATCGGTAGGAGTGGTAGCAGGAGAAACAGAACATAAACCTGCATCTGCTGCATTGCCAACAGAGTTCATCAAGAACATGTCTAAAAGTTTTGCACAAGTTGTCCGCTTGGACGAGGGGAGCAAAGAAGCAAGCAAGGCCAGTTCATCTCCAGATGCAATTACAGCAACAGCAGCAGTCTCTTCCGGTCAATCCAACTAG